The genomic window TGGCGCATCTCCGAGTAGTGCAGCTTGAACACCGATCCGCCCACCCCGGGGACGCCCGTGCGCGCGGCCTGCGAGACGTTGCGCCGGGTGAGTGCCCACAGCGCGTCGAGGTCGGCCGCGAGGTGCCCGATCTCGCGGCGGATGCCGGCGTCGTCCCACGCGCCGCCCGCCTTCGCCGTGGTCACGAGGTCGTCGAGCAGCTCATGGGTATGGAGCATCTCGCTGACGAACGCGGTCCCCCGCTCGAAGCTGAACGTCACCATGGCGATGCGCCAGCCGTCGTTCTCCGCGCCCACCCGATTGGCCACCGGGACGCGCACCTCGTCGAGGAACATCTCGCTGAACTCGGCGGTGCCGTAGATCGTCCGCAGCGGCCGCACCTCGATGCCCGGCGCGTCCATCGGGAGGATGAGCCACGTGATGCCCCGGTGCTTCGGTGCCTCGGGGTCGGTGCGCACCAGCAGCTCGCACCAGTCGGCGACCTCGGCGTGTGATGTCCATATCTTCTGACCGGAGACCACGTAGTCGTCGCCGTCGCGCACCGCGCGCGTGCGTAAAGCTGCGAGGTCGGAGCCCGCGCCCGGCTCGGAGAAGCCCTGGCACCAGACCTCGTCGCCCTTGAGGATCGCCGGCAGGTGCTGCTCCTGTTGCTCGGGGCTCGCCTCGGCGATGAGCGTGGGCCCGGCGTGGAGCAGACCGACGAAGTTCACGCCGACGTACGGCGCGCGGGCGCGCTCGCTCTCCTCCAGGAAGATGAGCTGTTCGGTGGGCGACGCCCCGCGCCCTCCGAACTCTTTGGGCCAGTTGATGCCCGCGTACCCCGCGTCGAACAACATGCGTTGCCACCGAGTGTCGTACGCGCGCCGCCCGAGCCAGTCGTCCATCGCCGGCTTCGATGGCAACGCCGGGAGCACCGACTCCAGCCATGATCGCAGCTCGGCGCGGAACTGCTGCTCGGCGTCGGTGTAGCGCAGGTCCATGCTCATCTTCCGAGGTCGTTCTCGGGCGATGCTACCGACATTGCTGACGGCTCGTCAGGTGTGGGACGGTTCTCCCCGTGAGGCCTCCCCCGGTCTGGGTCGTGAAGCCCGCGTTGGCCGTGCGCGGCGCGATCGGCCGTGCGCACGCGCGCATGGCACCGCCCTTCGCCGTCGTCATCGAGCGCACCAACGCGATGATCGAGGGCAAGGCGCTCGCGGTCATGGCGGAGCTGCAGATCCCCGATCACCTGCACGCCGGGCCCCGCACCGCGGCCGAGCTCGCCTCGGTCGTAGGCGCGGACCGCGACGCGCTCGATCGTCTGCTCGCGTTCCTGGTGGCGTGCGGGTTGCTCGGTCGCACGCGCGACGGGCGCTATGAGAACAACGCCACCTCCGACGTCCTGCGCGCCGATCATCCCGAATCGGTGCGCGAGTGGGTCCGGTTCAGCGGAGCCGGGTGGGAATGGGAGATCTGGAACGAGCTGCACCACTCGGTGATGACCGGTGGGAGCGGGACCGTCGCCGCCCACGGGAAGCCGTACTTCGAGTACGTGAACCACGTGAACCCTGAGGCGGGTGCCACGTTCAACCGGGCGCTCGCGCAGCTCGGCGCGATCATGGCGCCGCTCATCGTCGACGGCTACGACTTCAGCCCCGCCCGCCGGGTGTGCGACGTGGGAGGTGGCAGCGGCGTCCTCCTCGCCGAGGTGCTGCGGCGACACCCGGCGGCGCACGGGGTCCTTTTCGAGCTGGACGCGCTCCACGCCGATGCCCGCGAGGCCCTCTCGGCGCGCGGGGTCAGCGATCGCTGCGAGCTGGTCGCGGGCGACTTCTTCGCGTCGGTCCCCGACGGCTGCGACCTCTACATCCTGCAGGCCGTCATCCACGACTGGGACGACGAGCGGTGCGTCACCATCCTCGCCAACGTGCGCGAGGCGATGCCCCCCGGCGCCCGCCTGCTCGTCATCGAGAACCTGCTCGACGCCGACGGTCGCGAGAAGGACAAGCTGACCCGGGCCTTCGACCTGCTCATGCTCGTGCTCACCGGGGCGGGCCGCGAGCGCACCCGGGCCCAGTTCGAGACGCTCTTCGCCCGGGCCGGCCTGCGCCTCGAGCGCGACATCACGCTGCCGCCGCTCCTCCATGTCCTCGAGGTGTCGCCGGTTCGCTCGGACTAGCCTCGTTGCCATGCTCGACTGCCGCATCATGGGTGGAAGCGTGGTCGACGGCACCGGTGCTCCGCGACGGCGTGCCGACATCGGCATCCGCGACGGACGCATCGTGGCCGTCGGCGAGGTCGACGAGAGCGCGAAACGCGACATCGACGCCACCGGCCTCGTCGTCGCGCCGGGTTTCGTCGACATCCACACTCACTACGACGCACAGCTGTTCTGGGACCCCACCGCCAGCCCGTCGCCTCTGCACGGCGTCACCACCGTCATCGGCGGCAACTGTGGGTTCACCATCGCGCCCGTGGTGCCGCAAGAGGCCGACTACCTCATGCGGATGCTGGCGCGCGTCGAGGGGATGCCGCTCGAGTCGCTCGAGGCGGGGGTGCCGTGGGGCTCGTGGCAGACCTACGGCGAATGGCTCGACCGCCTGGACGGCACCATCGCGGTGAACGCGGGCTTCCTCGTCGGCCATTCCGCCCTGCGCCGGGTCGTGATGGGCGAGGGCACCGGTGAGGCGGCGACCGACGATCAGATCGCGCGCATGGTGCAGCTGCTCCACGAGTCGCTCGCCGCAGGCGGCCTGGGGTTCTCGTCGTCCAACGCGCCGACGCACAACGACGCGTCCGGGCAGCCCGTGCCGTCGCGTGCCGCGACACGCGACGAGCTGGTGGCGCTGGCCCGCGCCGTGCGCGACCACGCGGGCACCACCCTCGAGTTCATTCCCACCATCGGTGCCTTCTCCGAGGAGCACATGGACCTGATGGCATCGATGTCGCTGGCCGCCAACCGTCCGCTCAACTGGAACGTGCTCGGCGTCAACGCCCAGAACCCCGACGGGCACCTGCAGCAGCTGTCGGCGTCGGATTACGCAGCCGCGAAGGGCGCCCGCGTGGTGGCCCTCACCGTGCCCGACCTCATGCGCTTCCGGCTCAGTCTCCTCACCGGGTTCATCCTCGACGCCCTGCCGGGCTGGCGGGAGACGATGGCCCTGCCGCCCGCTGAGAAGATGAAGGTGCTGTCCGACCCCGACGAGCGGCGGCGGCTGAACGAGGGCGCCAACTCGCCTGCGGCGGGCCCGCTGCGGGGCATGGCGAACTGGAAGCACCTCACCATCGCGGAGACGTTCGCGCCCGAGAACGACGGCCTGTCCGGGCGCACGGTCGGCGAGGTCGCGGCCGAGCGCGACCAGGATCCGTTCGACACCGTCTGCGACATCGCCGTCGCCGACGAGCTCCGCACCGGGTGGCTGCCCCGGACGGGCAACGACGACGACGCCAGCTGGCAGATGCGCCTTGGGGTGTGGCGCGATCCCCGCGCCGTGCTCGGCGCATCCGACGCAGGTGCCCACCTCGACATGATCGACTCGTTCACCTATACGACCGCCTTGCTCGGCCAGTCCGTGCGCGAGCGGCAGCTGCTCCCGCTCGAGGAGGCCGTCCACCTCCTCACCGACGTGCCTGCCCGGCTCTACGGGCTCCGCGGGCGCGGACGCATCGAGCAGGGTTGGCAGGCCGACATCGTCGTGCTCGACGAGGAGCGCGTCGGCCCCCGCCGCGTCTACACGCGTCACGACCTGCCCGCCGGGAGCGGCCGCCTCTACGGCGAGGCCGACGGTGTGGAGCACGTGCTCGTCAACGGTGTCGAGATCGCGACGGCAGGCGACTTCACCGGTGACCGTCCGGGCACCCTGTTGCGCTCGGGCCGCGACACCGACACGGTCGAGGTGCCGGGGGGCGCCGGCCGCGGCTAGAACGGGAGGGTTCGCGACTCAAGGAGCCCTGGAATGCCCGAAGCCGTCATCGTCGCCACCGCCCGCACGCCGATCGGTCGGGCCAACAAGGGCTCGCTGGTCGACCTGCGCCCCGACGACCTCAGCGCAACCATCATCAGGGCCGTTCTCGACAAGGTGCCCGCGCTCGATCGGCAGGCGGTCGAGGACGTGATCTGGGGGTGCGGTCAGCCCGGCGGCGAGTCGGGCTACAACGTGGCCCGGGTGGCGGCCCTCCTGGCCGACCTGCCCGACGTCCCCGGCGTCACCGTGAACCGCTACTGCTCCTCGTCGCTCCAGACGATCCGCATGGCGGGCCACGCGATCAAGGCGGGCGAGGGCGACGTGTTCGTGGCCGGCGGCGTCGAGACCGTGAGCCGCTACCAGTTCGGCGCCTCCGATACCGGCCCCCACAACCAGCAGTTCGAGCAGGCGAAGGCGCGCACCAAGGAGCGCAGCGCCGGCGGTGCGCCCGAGTGGACACCGCCGTCGGGCCTGCCCGACATCTACATCGCCATGGGCCAGACCGCCGAGAACGTCGTACAGGCCGAGAAGGTCGGTCGCGAGGAGATGGACGAGTTCGCCAAGCTCTCCCAGGACCGCTCCGTCGCGTCGCAGGAGAACGGGTTCTTCGAGCGGGAGATCACGCCGGTCACGACGCCCGACGGAACCGTCGTGTCCAAGGACGACGGCCCGCGCGCGGGCACCACGCTCGAGAAGCTCGCGCAGCTCAAGCCCGTGTTCCGGCCCGACGGCGAGGTCACCGCGGGCAACGCCTGCCCGTTGAACGACGGAGCCGCCGCGGTCATCGTCATGAGCGACACCCGGGCGCGCGAGCTCGGCGTGCAGCCGCTCGCCCGCATCGTGGCGAGCGGCGTGTCCGGCCTGAACCCCGAGATCATGGGCCTCGGTCCGATCGAGGCCTGCCGTCAGGCGCTGAAGCGGGCGGGCATGACGATCGACGACATCGACCTGGTCGAGATCAACGAGGCGTTCGCCGCGCAGGTCATCCCGTCGGCCCGCCGCGGCTCCATCGCCCTGGGCCACCCCTTCGGCATGACGGGCGCGCGCATCATGACCACGCTGCTGAACGGCCTCGAGGACGCGGACAAGACCTTCGGCCTCGAGTCGATGTGCGTCGGCGGCGGCCAGGGCATGGCGATGATCGTAGAGCGCCTGAACTAGGACGCGGGGCGACCTCGACTACAGCACCACGTCGTTGACGACGGTCAGGTCGACGAACTCCGGAGGCCCGTCGAAGATCGCCCCCATCGTCTCCCGCGCCGCCTTCAGTCCCTCCTGACGTCGCTCATCCTGCTCGCGGGCGCGCGCTTTCTCCTCGCTCTCGAAGAGGACCAACATGTAGACGCGGCTGGGGTCGTTCTGGTCCCGCATGGCCGTCGTCCGCAGCAAGCCCGACCCTGGTTGTTCGACCGCCTGCAGCTGCTCGAACAACTTCGGCAGCTCCTGTTCCTTGCCCGGCTTCAGGCGCGTCGTGATGATCTGTGCCCACATAGCAGAGTCCCCCTTCGCAGATGGATCCCGAAACCTACTGCGGCGTCATCGCCCGAAGCCGATCTTGATGATGAGAGCCGAGCCAACGTTTCGCGCTTCGGGGGGCTCGACGAGGGGGTCAGGAGGTCATGCCGCCGTCGATGGGGACGACGGCGCCGGTCATGTAGCGGGCCTCGTGGGACGCGAGGAAGGCCATGAGGCCGGCGACCTCCTCCGGCTGGGCGAACCCCATGGGTGACGTGATCTTGTAGAAGAGCTTCCGCGAGGCGTTCTCCGGGAAGCCGAAGCTCTCCATCAGGCTCGTCTGGATGCCACCGGGCGCCACCGCGTTCACGCGAACGCCGCGCTCGATGTACTCGTAGGCCATCGACTTCGTCAGCATCACCACCCCGCCCTTGGAGGCGCAGTACGCGGCGCTGTAGGGCTGGCCGATGAGCCCCGCGGTGGAGGCCACGTTGACGATGTTGCCCCCGTTCTCGAGCAGATGGGGCAGCGCGGCCTGGCTCACCAGGAACGTGCCCGTGAGGTTGACGTCGATGATGCGCTGCCACTCCTCGAGCGGCTGTTCGTGCGTGTGGGCGAACTTGCCGATGCCGGCGATGTTGCAGACGACGTCGGGCGGCCCCAGGTCGGCGACGACCGCGTCGATCGTCGCCGTCACCGACGCCTTGTCAGCCACGTTGCACACGTAGGCCTTGCCCTTGCCGCCCGCGTCGACGATGTCGGCTGCAGTCTGCTCGCACGCGTCCACGGTGACGTCGAGGCAGGCGACCGTCGCACCCTCGGCCGCGAGGCGCCGCGCCGTGGCCCGCCCGATGCCGCTCCCCGCACCGGTGACGACGGCGGTCTTGCCCGTGAAGCGTTGCTCGTTCGTGCTCATGCCGAGTACTGCTCGCGGAGCTTGTGCTTGAGGATCTTGCCGCTGGGGTTGCGCGGCACCGACTCGACGATCTCGAGCTGCTCGGGAATCTTCTGCACCATGAGCCCGTGCTCTCGCAGGAACATCGACATCTCCTGGAACGTGAGCGGGTCGGCGGGATCCTTGGGGGCGATCACCGCGCAGGCGCGCTCGCCCTGCTTCGGGTCGGGCAGGCCGATGACCGCGACGTCGCCGACCTTGGGGTGGGTGTAGAGCACGTCCTCGATCTCCTTGGCGCTGATGTTCTCGCCCTTGCGGATGATGATGTCCTTGAGCCGGCCGGTGATGGTGACGTAGCCGTCGGCGTCGACGTTGCCCAGGTCGCCCGTGCGGAACCACCGCTCGTCGTCGAAGGCATCGGCGTCGAGCGAGCTGTCGAGGTAGCCGCGGAAGAGCTGCGGACCGACGACACGGATCTCGCCCTCCTCGCCCGGGCCGGCCGGCTTCCCGTCGAGCCTGACGACGCGCACCTTCACGCCCTGGGTCGGCGGGCCCTCGGTGTTCGCCAGCTTGTCGTCCGGATCTGTCGTGCGAGCCATCGCGAGGATCGGGCACTCCGTGAGCCCGTAGCCCGAGACGATGCCGACGCCGCCGATCTCGGCCTTGAGGTCGTAGTGGAGCTGCGGGGGCTTGGGCGCCCCGCCGCCCGGGAACGCCCGCACGTGGGGGAACAGCGGCGTCGACGGGTCCTTGCGCTGGGCGGCGAGGTAGGCGAGGTGGAACGGCGTGCCCGCGCCGGCGAGGGTCGCGTCCTCGCGCTGCATGAACGGGATCGTCGTCGCGGGATCGAAGGCCTCGACCACCAGGTGCCCCATGCCGACGATGAACCCCGACAGCAGCCACACGATGCCGCCGATGTGGGTGAACGGGAACACGAGGGCGCCGACGTCGTCGGCCCGCAGATCGAGGGCCGCGTTCATACCGATGGACGCTGCCATCACCGTGCGGTCGGTGTGCTGCGCGCCCTTGGGGTCGGCCGTCGTCCCGGACGTGTAGAACAGCCACCGCACCGGCAGGTCGACGGGATCGTCGGGCGCGTCCGGTGGCGGCGGGAGCGTCGAGGGATCGCCCTCGGGCAGCGACCGGTCGCACACGAGCACGTCGAGGCCGTCGACCTCACCCGCCACGTCGTTCGCCATCGCCTCGAAGTCGAAGCCCTTCCACACCGACGGCACGACGAGCAGCCGGGCCCGCGTCTGGCGGACGATGAAGCCGACCTCGCGGGCCCGGTAGATCGGGAGCATGGGGTTCTGCACCGCGCCGAGGCGCGAGAGCGCGCCCACGAGCACCATCGACTCCAACCACGTCGGCAGCTCCCACGAGACGTTGACGCCCTCCCCCACCCCGAGCCCCATGAGACCGGCCGCCGCCCGCTCGGCCGCAGCCTGGTACTCGGCGAAGGTGAGGCTCCGCCCGTCCTCGTCGAGGCCGAAGCGGGCGTCGGGCGTGGCCGCCACCCGACGCTCGATGAGCTCCCACAGCGTGCGTCCCTCGAGGTTGGCGCTCACGTCGTCCCCCTACTCATTGGACGCCCTCCCGGAGCGCCCTTTTTCTCCAGCTCTCGCTTGTCGGTCTTGAGCATCGACGTCAACGGCAGGTCGTCGACGAACGTCACCCGGTCGGGCACCTTGTAGTCGGCCAAACGCGCTCGCACCCACGCGCGCAGCTCGTCGGCCGTGGGCGACGCATCCGGTGCGATCACCACCCAGGCGGCGCCCACCTGGCCGAGCACCGCGTCCGGCAACCCCACGACCGCGGCCCGCGCCACGCCGGGGTGCTCGGCCAGCACGTTCTCGACCTGCGCGGGGTACACGTTGTAGCCGCCGCGTATGTACATCTCGCTCTCGCGGCCCACGAGGGTGAGGTAGCCGCGGTCGTCGAGCGACCCGAGGTCGCCCAAGGTCAGCCACCCGGCCGCGTCGAGCACCGTCGCGGTGCGCTCAGGATCGTTCCAGTAGCCGCGCATCACCGCGCCCGAACGGCAACGGACCCGGCCGACGACACCCGCGGGGACGACCTCGCCGTCGTCGCCGACCACCTGCACCTCGACCCCGTCGCGCGCGCATCCCACCGTGTGCGCCACGTCGTCGTCGCTGTCGTCGAGCGCGGTGCCGGTGGTGAGCGACGCCTCGGTGCTCGTGTAGCGCACCACCACCGGGCAGCCGAGCGCCTCGCGCATGTGGCGGACCAGCTCGGCCGGGACCGTCGCCGCACCGGTGGAAGCGAGTCGCAGGCTCGAG from Actinomycetota bacterium includes these protein-coding regions:
- a CDS encoding acetyl-CoA C-acetyltransferase, producing MPEAVIVATARTPIGRANKGSLVDLRPDDLSATIIRAVLDKVPALDRQAVEDVIWGCGQPGGESGYNVARVAALLADLPDVPGVTVNRYCSSSLQTIRMAGHAIKAGEGDVFVAGGVETVSRYQFGASDTGPHNQQFEQAKARTKERSAGGAPEWTPPSGLPDIYIAMGQTAENVVQAEKVGREEMDEFAKLSQDRSVASQENGFFEREITPVTTPDGTVVSKDDGPRAGTTLEKLAQLKPVFRPDGEVTAGNACPLNDGAAAVIVMSDTRARELGVQPLARIVASGVSGLNPEIMGLGPIEACRQALKRAGMTIDDIDLVEINEAFAAQVIPSARRGSIALGHPFGMTGARIMTTLLNGLEDADKTFGLESMCVGGGQGMAMIVERLN
- a CDS encoding hydroxyneurosporene methyltransferase, which codes for MRPPPVWVVKPALAVRGAIGRAHARMAPPFAVVIERTNAMIEGKALAVMAELQIPDHLHAGPRTAAELASVVGADRDALDRLLAFLVACGLLGRTRDGRYENNATSDVLRADHPESVREWVRFSGAGWEWEIWNELHHSVMTGGSGTVAAHGKPYFEYVNHVNPEAGATFNRALAQLGAIMAPLIVDGYDFSPARRVCDVGGGSGVLLAEVLRRHPAAHGVLFELDALHADAREALSARGVSDRCELVAGDFFASVPDGCDLYILQAVIHDWDDERCVTILANVREAMPPGARLLVIENLLDADGREKDKLTRAFDLLMLVLTGAGRERTRAQFETLFARAGLRLERDITLPPLLHVLEVSPVRSD
- a CDS encoding SDR family oxidoreductase; the protein is MSTNEQRFTGKTAVVTGAGSGIGRATARRLAAEGATVACLDVTVDACEQTAADIVDAGGKGKAYVCNVADKASVTATIDAVVADLGPPDVVCNIAGIGKFAHTHEQPLEEWQRIIDVNLTGTFLVSQAALPHLLENGGNIVNVASTAGLIGQPYSAAYCASKGGVVMLTKSMAYEYIERGVRVNAVAPGGIQTSLMESFGFPENASRKLFYKITSPMGFAQPEEVAGLMAFLASHEARYMTGAVVPIDGGMTS
- a CDS encoding D-aminoacylase translates to MLDCRIMGGSVVDGTGAPRRRADIGIRDGRIVAVGEVDESAKRDIDATGLVVAPGFVDIHTHYDAQLFWDPTASPSPLHGVTTVIGGNCGFTIAPVVPQEADYLMRMLARVEGMPLESLEAGVPWGSWQTYGEWLDRLDGTIAVNAGFLVGHSALRRVVMGEGTGEAATDDQIARMVQLLHESLAAGGLGFSSSNAPTHNDASGQPVPSRAATRDELVALARAVRDHAGTTLEFIPTIGAFSEEHMDLMASMSLAANRPLNWNVLGVNAQNPDGHLQQLSASDYAAAKGARVVALTVPDLMRFRLSLLTGFILDALPGWRETMALPPAEKMKVLSDPDERRRLNEGANSPAAGPLRGMANWKHLTIAETFAPENDGLSGRTVGEVAAERDQDPFDTVCDIAVADELRTGWLPRTGNDDDASWQMRLGVWRDPRAVLGASDAGAHLDMIDSFTYTTALLGQSVRERQLLPLEEAVHLLTDVPARLYGLRGRGRIEQGWQADIVVLDEERVGPRRVYTRHDLPAGSGRLYGEADGVEHVLVNGVEIATAGDFTGDRPGTLLRSGRDTDTVEVPGGAGRG
- a CDS encoding cyclohexanecarboxylate-CoA ligase, producing MSANLEGRTLWELIERRVAATPDARFGLDEDGRSLTFAEYQAAAERAAAGLMGLGVGEGVNVSWELPTWLESMVLVGALSRLGAVQNPMLPIYRAREVGFIVRQTRARLLVVPSVWKGFDFEAMANDVAGEVDGLDVLVCDRSLPEGDPSTLPPPPDAPDDPVDLPVRWLFYTSGTTADPKGAQHTDRTVMAASIGMNAALDLRADDVGALVFPFTHIGGIVWLLSGFIVGMGHLVVEAFDPATTIPFMQREDATLAGAGTPFHLAYLAAQRKDPSTPLFPHVRAFPGGGAPKPPQLHYDLKAEIGGVGIVSGYGLTECPILAMARTTDPDDKLANTEGPPTQGVKVRVVRLDGKPAGPGEEGEIRVVGPQLFRGYLDSSLDADAFDDERWFRTGDLGNVDADGYVTITGRLKDIIIRKGENISAKEIEDVLYTHPKVGDVAVIGLPDPKQGERACAVIAPKDPADPLTFQEMSMFLREHGLMVQKIPEQLEIVESVPRNPSGKILKHKLREQYSA
- a CDS encoding acyl-CoA dehydrogenase; this translates as MDLRYTDAEQQFRAELRSWLESVLPALPSKPAMDDWLGRRAYDTRWQRMLFDAGYAGINWPKEFGGRGASPTEQLIFLEESERARAPYVGVNFVGLLHAGPTLIAEASPEQQEQHLPAILKGDEVWCQGFSEPGAGSDLAALRTRAVRDGDDYVVSGQKIWTSHAEVADWCELLVRTDPEAPKHRGITWLILPMDAPGIEVRPLRTIYGTAEFSEMFLDEVRVPVANRVGAENDGWRIAMVTFSFERGTAFVSEMLHTHELLDDLVTTAKAGGAWDDAGIRREIGHLAADLDALWALTRRNVSQAARTGVPGVGGSVFKLHYSEMRHRLGDLAMRLVDRGDLSFTDKQVVGMVHALSLTIAAGTSQIQRNIVGERILGLPKG